One segment of Theobroma cacao cultivar B97-61/B2 chromosome 9, Criollo_cocoa_genome_V2, whole genome shotgun sequence DNA contains the following:
- the LOC18589573 gene encoding tubulin alpha-3 chain gives MREIISIHIGQAGIQVGNSCWELYCLEHEIHPDGMMPSDTSVGVAHDAFNTFFSETGSGKHVPRAIFVDLEPTVIDEVRTGPYRQLFHPEQLISGKEDAANNFARGHYTIGKEIVDLCLDRVRKLADNCTGLQGFLVFNAVGGGTGSGLGSLLLERLSVDYGKKSKLGFTIYPSPQVSTAVVEPYNSVLSTHSLLEHTDVAVLLDNEAIYDICRRSLDIERPTYTNLNRLISQIISSLTTSLRFDGAINVDITEFQTNLVPYPRIHFMLSSYAPVISAEKAFHEQLSVPEITNAVFEPASMMAKCDPRHGKYMACCLMYRGDVVPKDVNAAVSTIKTKRTVQFVDWCPTGFKCGINYQPPTVVPGGDLAKVQRAVCMISNNTAVAEVFSRIDHKFDLMYAKRAFVHWYVGEGMEEGEFSEAREDLAALEKDYEEVGAEGVEDEEEGEDY, from the exons ATGAGGGAAATTATAAGCATCCACATAGGCCAAGCTGGGATTCAGGTTGGGAATTCTTGCTGGGAGCTCTATTGTCTAGAACATGAAATTCACCCTGATGGAATGATGCCCAg TGACACCTCTGTGGGTGTTGCACATGATGCTTTCAACACTTTCTTCAGCGAAACGGGTTCCGGAAAGCATGTGCCTAGAGCTATCTTTGTTGATCTGGAACCCACTGTTATTGATGAAGTTAGGACTGGTCCTTACCGTCAACTTTTCCACCCTGAGCAGCTTATTTCTGGCAAGGAAGATGCTGCTAATAATTTTGCTAGGGGCCACTacacaa TTGGGAAGGAAATTGTAGATCTCTGCCTTGATCGGGTTAGGAAGTTAGCTGATAACTGCACTGGTTTGCAAGGCTTTTTGGTGTTTAATGCTGTTGGCGGTGGAACTGGCTCTGGTTTGGGCTCTTTGTTGTTAGAGCGCTTGTCAGTAGATTATGGAAAGAAGTCAAAGCTTGGGTTCACCATCTATCCTTCACCTCAG GTCTCAACTGCTGTTGTGGAACCTTACAATAGCGTTTTGTCCACTCATTCCCTTCTTGAGCACACAGATGTCGCTGTGCTATTGGACAATGAAGCAATTTATGACATATGCCGGAGATCTCTCGATATCGAGAGGCCAACTTACACCAATTTGAACCGACTGATATCTCAAATCATATCATCCTTGACAACTTCTTTAAGATTTGATGGAGCCATTAATGTGGACATTACAGAGTTCCAAACCAATCTTGTTCCATATCCCCGTATCCATTTCATGCTCTCTTCATATGCACCTGTCATCTCAGCTGAGAAAGCCTTCCATGAACAATTATCAGTTCCTGAGATCACAAATGCTGTGTTTGAGCCCGCAAGCATGATGGCAAAGTGTGATCCTAGGCATGGGAAGTACATGGCATGCTGCCTGATGTATCGAGGAGATGTTGTCCCCAAGGATGTTAATGCTGCTGTCAGTACTATCAAAACCAAGAGAACTGTGCAGTTTGTTGACTG GTGCCCGACTGGCTTCAAATGCGGTATTAACTATCAGCCCCCAACTGTTGTACCTGGGGGAGATCTTGCTAAGGTGCAGCGAGCTGTTTGCATGATCAGCAACAATACAGCAGTGGCTGAAGTGTTCTCACGCATTGACCACAAGTTTGATCTCATGTATGCAAAGAGAGCTTTTGTGCATTGGTATGTTGGTGAGGGCATGGAAGAAGGTGAATTCTCAGAAGCCCGTGAGGATCTGGCAGCTCTTGAGAAAGATTATGAAGAAGTTGGTGCCGAAGGTGTGGAAGATGAAGAGGAAGGTGAAGACTATTGA
- the LOC18589574 gene encoding ethylene-responsive transcription factor RAP2-11 — MEHRVERQQKGVSSNKHGKFKERIADNISRSKFVGVRQRPSGKWVAEIKDTTQKIRMWLGTFETAEEAARAYDEAACLLRGSNTRTNFATPVPSNSHLSSKIRNLLNHKKSLRQGTSAINSKKTKIKANTIISSNSSSSSNASSNDSFLSNSGNDSFLVCNSMKQDTQIFDGAYRPDMSYRIGELEPATSQFGQSWPISTAFDQIPLNQQEVQLPQTLGPLSNAIDPEPLEFERLKVERQIAASLYAMNGVDEYLENAFDLGDALWDLPTHSQLFCPS; from the coding sequence ATGGAACACCGAGTTGAAAGGCAGCAGAAAGGTGTTTCATCCAACAAACATGGCAAGTTCAAGGAGAGAATTGCAGACAATATTAGCAGAAGCAAGTTTGTTGGGGTAAGGCAGAGGCCTTCGGGCAAGTGGGTAGCAGAGATCAAAGACACAACACAGAAGATAAGAATGTGGCTGGGGACGTTTGAAACAGCGGAAGAAGCTGCCAGAGCTTATGATGAAGCTGCATGTCTTCTCCGGGGTTCGAATACACGAACCAATTTCGCAACTCCTGTTCCTAGCAACTCTCATCTGTCTTCGAAGATTAGAAACCTCCTCAATCACAAAAAGAGTTTAAGGCAAGGAACTTCTGCAATCAACTCGAAGAAAACCAAGATTAAAGCAAACACTATAATTAGTAGTAATAGCAGCAGTAGCAGTAATGCTAGTAGTAATGACAGTTTTCTATCCAACAGTGGCAATGATAGCTTTCTAGTATGCAATTCCATGAAACAAGACACCCAGATCTTTGATGGTGCATACAGGCCAGATATGAGCTATCGCATTGGGGAACTTGAACCAGCCACGTCGCAGTTTGGTCAGTCCTGGCCAATCTCAACTGCGTTTGATCAGATTCCTTTAAACCAACAGGAAGTGCAGTTGCCACAAACTCTTGGTCCTCTGTCTAATGCAATTGATCCAGAGCCACTGGAATTCGAACGCTTGAAGGTAGAAAGACAGATAGCAGCATCTCTATATGCAATGAATGGAGTTGATGAGTACCTCGAGAATGCGTTTGACCTTGGTGATGCTCTCTGGGATCTTCCCACACATAGCCAGTTGTTCTGCCCAAGCTGA